Proteins encoded together in one Astatotilapia calliptera chromosome 7, fAstCal1.2, whole genome shotgun sequence window:
- the LOC113027330 gene encoding lysophospholipase nte1-like, which produces MMGAGLWCVDLTCTLDTGGVVGGGVDEHRPPPPSYILPGLGIGWWSGQRLTAGYGGHSIHTSEGPTLLLTSGIIKQRLGAAALDSVHEYRLSSWLGQQEDIHRIVLYQTDYTLTPWTQRCIRQADCIIIVGLGEQDPTVGEPQYPGHPTVHGLVKPVLRPLM; this is translated from the exons ATGATGGGTGCTGGTCTTTGGTGCGTTGACCTTACATGCACCTTAGACACTGGAGGTGTTGTGGGAGGAGGCGTCGATGAGCACCGCCCACCCCCCCCATCGTACATCCTACCTGGTCTCGGGATTGGCTGGTGGTCTGGGCAGAGGTTGACTGCTGGCTATGGGGGGCACTCCATCCACACTTCAGAGG GTCCTACTCTTCTACTGACAAGTGGTATTATCAAACAGCGTCTTGGAGCTGCTGCACTTGACAG TGTCCATGAGTACCGTCTGTCCAGCTGGCTGGGCCAACAAGAAGACATCCATCGCATAGTTCTTTACCagactgactacacactgacccCGTGGACACAGAGGTGCATCCGTCAGGCTGACTGCATCATTATTGTGGGATTAGGCGAGCAGGACCCTACTGTAGGGGAG ccacagtacCCTGGGCACCCTACAGTCCATGGATTGGTCAAACCTGTACTGAGGCCCCTTATGTGA
- the LOC113025875 gene encoding patatin-like phospholipase domain-containing protein 7, which translates to MRVEPKVVLNVAHAVVKRMSSFVRQIDFALDWMAVEAGRAVYRQGEKSDSTFIVLSGRLRSVIMKEDGKKELIGEYGRGDLIGVVSTVTARGKTAGEELMEDY; encoded by the exons ATGCGAGTGGAGCCCAAAGTGGTGCTGAATGTTGCTCATGCTGTGGTGAAGAGGATGTCATCTTTTGTCAGGCAAATAGACTTTGCTCTTGACTGGATGGCTGTCGAAGCTGGCAGGGCTGTTTACAG gcaGGGAGAGAAATCAGACAGCACTTTCATAGTGCTGAGTGGTCGACTGCGCTCAGTAATCATGAAGGAGGATGGCAAGAAAGAGTTGATAGGGGAGTACGGACGTGGTGACCTGATTGGAGTGGTAAGCACGGTGACAGCCAGAGGGAAGACAGCTGGGGAAGAGTTGATGGAAGACTATTAA